One window of Phycisphaeraceae bacterium genomic DNA carries:
- a CDS encoding PH domain-containing protein, translated as MPRGTGVEERSMTDDNTTSNEPLDIVKMHGPKTDEIEQEQTYDVVNEGDEQERVGSEVAMDRPLDKAEAAGLPPDRGPEVDVINVRPAMFRAHPFIFSAMALVGLLGLMLLFWKGLFPYSLAWLVVSLVLFLGACGMWGVWKIKTLGTSLRITNKRTVVIIGLFSRATSEVVHDNIRNIQVTQSFLQRVFRVGRIGLSSSGQDGIEIDVPNLPNPDQIREIIDKYRPL; from the coding sequence ATGCCACGAGGCACAGGAGTCGAGGAACGCTCTATGACAGACGACAACACCACATCAAATGAACCCCTGGACATCGTGAAGATGCATGGTCCAAAGACGGATGAGATTGAGCAGGAACAAACCTACGACGTTGTTAATGAGGGGGATGAACAGGAGCGAGTGGGTAGCGAAGTCGCTATGGACCGACCGCTCGACAAGGCTGAAGCAGCGGGGCTCCCACCCGATCGCGGACCAGAGGTCGACGTGATCAACGTCCGACCAGCGATGTTCCGAGCACATCCATTCATCTTCTCAGCAATGGCGCTAGTTGGGCTTCTGGGGCTGATGCTGCTCTTCTGGAAGGGGCTGTTCCCGTACTCGCTTGCGTGGCTTGTTGTTTCTCTTGTGCTCTTTCTAGGTGCGTGCGGGATGTGGGGTGTGTGGAAGATCAAGACACTCGGCACGTCATTGCGCATCACAAACAAACGCACCGTGGTCATCATCGGATTGTTCAGCAGAGCAACCAGCGAGGTTGTGCACGACAACATTCGCAACATCCAGGTGACGCAGAGCTTTCTCCAGCGAGTGTTTCGTGTCGGGCGGATCGGGCTCTCCAGTTCCGGTCAGGACGGGATAGAGATCGACGTGCCAAACCTGCCGAATCCCGATCAGATTCGCGAGATCATTGACAAGTACAGGCCGCTCTGA
- the flgG gene encoding flagellar basal-body rod protein FlgG — protein sequence MANLALEAAASGLSSLNTRLDVIANNLANVNTIGFKQSRANFEDLLYVERSRPGTQNASGDEKPTGLYVGLGVRVSGTQVNFAQGTAIEGSPTDMMIDGNGFFMVEVEPGKGGDGVAYTRAGNFLRNPDGELVLANSQGRRLIPNITIPVNAKDISISSNGIVSYIEDGATAPTEVGPIEIAVFANPEGLKQAGENLFIETAGSGAATVGQPGTESFGSIIGGRYEASNVDPTRELIEMIRTQRAFEMNSQSIRAADQALQTVAQLRS from the coding sequence ATGGCCAATCTCGCACTCGAAGCAGCAGCATCCGGACTCTCGTCGCTCAACACGCGCCTTGATGTCATCGCGAACAATCTCGCGAATGTCAACACCATCGGTTTCAAGCAGAGCAGAGCAAACTTCGAGGATCTCCTCTACGTTGAGCGTTCACGTCCGGGCACACAGAACGCGTCTGGTGATGAGAAACCGACCGGACTCTATGTTGGTCTCGGCGTGCGCGTCTCGGGCACGCAAGTGAACTTCGCGCAGGGCACCGCGATCGAGGGCTCACCGACCGACATGATGATCGACGGCAACGGGTTCTTCATGGTCGAGGTGGAGCCAGGCAAAGGCGGTGACGGCGTCGCATACACACGTGCTGGCAACTTCCTTCGCAACCCAGACGGCGAACTCGTGCTCGCAAACTCGCAGGGTCGTCGCCTCATCCCCAACATCACCATTCCAGTCAACGCCAAGGACATCTCCATCTCAAGCAACGGCATCGTGTCGTACATCGAGGATGGCGCAACTGCACCAACGGAGGTCGGGCCGATCGAGATCGCTGTGTTTGCAAACCCTGAGGGTCTCAAGCAGGCGGGCGAGAACCTGTTCATTGAAACCGCGGGGTCAGGCGCTGCAACGGTCGGTCAGCCCGGCACGGAGAGCTTTGGATCAATCATCGGCGGCAGGTACGAGGCATCGAATGTCGATCCCACGCGCGAGCTCATCGAGATGATCCGCACACAGCGCGCATTCGAGATGAACTCGCAGTCCATCAGAGCAGCCGACCAGGCACTCCAGACAGTCGCACAACTGAGATCGTAG
- a CDS encoding glycosyltransferase yields MHIVMVNWARIWDGTTSGGGVNGYAQGLSLALKERGHKISWLCGGRVTECVTETDAPGPLRIDRHADWLGVHVFEVINSPVLAPSLDQFRDPAGEVSQPELERVVGGLFEAMRPDVVHFHNLEGFSVGCVLQAKQAGASVVFSLHNYHTLCPQVYLMRGHRTPCRCYDSGKACETCIDAPDPRVQRLKQIRVIPAEPTPPPSSSRDTLRTLRTAFSRAFSREPTPELNGSHLKVPNQVTPAEKPLTRPCRNKLDFTAAFSFSDDDSRGMTRQFLAESAPRAWQNAGDTEWQIVSNTPESDPTFDPTTLLDSDANPYAHRRHAMIAMLNSCDRVLAVSSFVRDLYLRMGVDSSRIHAITIGTRMPALAERHAELAFAPRPIAQDPTRPVRLCFMGANHWYKGLPMLADALELLTPEYLRRFHLAVHAFGFDSIAWRFKRLEPRLAGLEIGGSYHPPDVPWICGGRDLGLVPSVWWDNGPQTVMEFLACGVPVLGANLGGIPDFVVDGHNGLLHRGNDRHDLAHTLVDIARNPHQLDRLRTNVQTPKTMETHAAEMEAEYSAVKRSQTQSSHVSS; encoded by the coding sequence ATGCACATAGTCATGGTCAACTGGGCACGCATATGGGACGGCACAACCTCCGGCGGTGGTGTCAATGGGTACGCCCAAGGGCTTTCGCTCGCGTTGAAGGAGCGTGGGCACAAGATCTCCTGGTTGTGCGGCGGACGCGTCACTGAGTGTGTAACGGAAACCGACGCGCCTGGACCCTTACGTATCGATCGCCATGCAGACTGGCTCGGCGTGCACGTGTTCGAGGTCATCAACTCTCCTGTGCTTGCCCCATCGCTGGACCAGTTTCGAGATCCGGCGGGCGAGGTGTCTCAGCCCGAGCTTGAGCGCGTCGTCGGCGGACTGTTCGAAGCGATGAGGCCCGATGTCGTTCACTTTCACAATCTTGAGGGGTTCTCCGTCGGATGCGTCTTGCAAGCAAAGCAGGCAGGGGCATCCGTTGTGTTCAGCCTGCACAACTACCACACGCTCTGCCCACAGGTGTACCTGATGCGCGGACATCGCACGCCCTGCAGGTGCTATGACAGCGGCAAAGCCTGTGAAACCTGCATCGACGCGCCAGACCCAAGGGTACAGCGATTGAAGCAGATTCGTGTGATTCCCGCCGAACCAACCCCGCCACCATCTTCCTCTCGGGACACATTGCGCACACTGCGTACCGCGTTCTCACGTGCATTCTCGCGTGAACCTACACCCGAACTCAATGGGTCGCACTTGAAAGTGCCAAACCAAGTCACACCAGCAGAGAAACCGCTCACACGCCCATGTCGTAACAAGTTGGACTTCACTGCAGCGTTTTCGTTTTCAGATGATGATTCACGTGGCATGACACGGCAGTTCCTTGCCGAATCCGCTCCCAGAGCTTGGCAGAACGCAGGAGACACTGAGTGGCAGATCGTTTCAAATACACCCGAGTCTGATCCGACATTTGATCCCACAACACTGCTTGATTCGGATGCCAACCCATATGCACATCGTCGACACGCAATGATCGCCATGCTCAACTCGTGTGATCGCGTGCTTGCTGTATCGAGCTTTGTTCGTGATCTCTATCTCCGGATGGGTGTTGACAGCAGCCGAATACATGCGATAACCATCGGCACCCGCATGCCAGCTCTTGCGGAGCGGCATGCCGAGTTGGCGTTTGCCCCTCGACCAATAGCACAGGATCCAACCCGCCCTGTTCGATTATGTTTCATGGGCGCCAATCACTGGTACAAAGGGTTGCCGATGCTTGCCGACGCGCTCGAGTTGCTCACGCCCGAGTATCTGCGCCGATTCCATCTGGCTGTGCATGCGTTCGGGTTTGATTCAATCGCATGGCGGTTCAAACGTCTTGAACCAAGACTGGCTGGACTGGAAATCGGTGGAAGCTACCACCCCCCCGATGTGCCATGGATCTGCGGCGGGAGGGATCTTGGACTCGTTCCAAGCGTCTGGTGGGACAACGGACCTCAGACTGTCATGGAGTTCCTTGCGTGCGGCGTCCCGGTGCTTGGAGCAAATCTGGGTGGAATACCGGACTTCGTTGTGGATGGGCACAATGGACTACTCCATCGCGGCAATGACAGACACGATCTGGCGCACACGCTGGTCGATATCGCGAGAAATCCACATCAACTCGATCGATTGCGTACCAACGTGCAGACTCCGAAGACCATGGAAACACACGCAGCAGAGATGGAAGCAGAGTATTCCGCTGTCAAACGCAGCCAAACACAGTCATCGCACGTATCCTCCTGA
- a CDS encoding glycosyltransferase family 2 protein, with protein sequence MPHDSTEPYRLNAPTMDAIASAIPVAVEPPIMAQLEPHERARTTRSARTGIRTCHVAAIVVTWNRKHVAETVLREIANQQYALNALDIVIIDNGSADGTTEHLTETFKPEVVVDNPTAHAHEPAFALVPTQQTNTLGVRSFTVIRNTHNHGGCGGFNTGLRYVDRYLADPNRERPIDYAWLVDDDVELPAGSLAQLVQTAENRPAVGLVGSRAVNMHDRKTTIETTVYFDFASGRMCDTPPHGHPLRRSHDEWVAEVGGTKGERAFSGQREVDIASACSLLARWKDVREIGFWDPRFFIYCDDADWCLRFKRAGRKVLCDLDAIVYHTPWFDKLTPARLYYAQRNAMWVTRKAFSGIRLKRATAVWYAMLLRDAMYAVLHRRLFHASIIMRTLRDAAHDQGGKLDDTGPAQESVVDLLASKRRIVCLCSREMDVSLARQLHAQVSAAGVSPEWIEIVRNDVPHCEDQPAGTTRIVYAKRLASKIRRQFPLIASRIDAVVVFDQVNDMPLLRGSWNVHVDSRAPDKAQAERAGALAVAKACVIWARTMCTAVWSTLVISHDTDERTRATSVS encoded by the coding sequence GTGCCCCACGACTCGACAGAGCCATATCGTCTCAATGCACCAACAATGGATGCCATCGCAAGCGCGATTCCAGTGGCAGTCGAGCCACCCATCATGGCTCAGTTGGAACCACACGAACGTGCGCGCACAACACGATCTGCACGAACTGGGATCAGGACATGTCATGTTGCTGCGATCGTCGTGACATGGAATCGCAAGCATGTTGCAGAGACCGTGCTCCGCGAGATTGCAAACCAGCAGTACGCGCTGAATGCACTCGATATTGTCATTATCGACAATGGCTCTGCCGATGGCACAACCGAGCATCTCACTGAGACATTCAAGCCGGAAGTCGTTGTCGACAACCCGACAGCACACGCCCACGAACCGGCGTTTGCGCTCGTCCCAACGCAACAGACAAACACACTTGGTGTTCGATCGTTTACTGTCATCCGCAACACGCACAATCACGGCGGGTGCGGCGGGTTCAATACCGGCTTGCGGTATGTTGATCGATACCTGGCCGACCCGAATCGGGAGCGGCCCATTGACTATGCGTGGCTGGTTGATGACGACGTGGAACTGCCCGCTGGCTCACTCGCACAACTCGTGCAAACCGCTGAAAACAGACCCGCCGTTGGCTTGGTCGGGTCGCGTGCTGTCAACATGCACGATCGAAAGACAACTATCGAAACAACGGTGTATTTCGACTTTGCAAGCGGTCGTATGTGCGATACTCCACCCCACGGCCATCCTCTCCGTCGATCGCACGACGAATGGGTAGCAGAGGTGGGCGGCACGAAGGGCGAGCGTGCGTTTTCAGGACAGCGGGAGGTTGACATTGCAAGCGCGTGCAGCCTGCTTGCACGATGGAAAGACGTGCGCGAAATCGGATTCTGGGATCCGCGATTCTTCATCTACTGCGACGACGCCGACTGGTGCCTTCGCTTCAAACGCGCGGGCAGGAAGGTCCTGTGCGATCTTGATGCGATTGTCTATCACACACCGTGGTTCGACAAGCTCACGCCCGCGCGGTTGTATTACGCCCAGCGCAACGCGATGTGGGTCACGCGCAAGGCGTTCTCGGGCATACGTCTGAAGCGTGCAACCGCTGTGTGGTACGCGATGCTGCTGCGTGATGCGATGTACGCGGTGCTGCATCGCAGACTTTTTCATGCCAGCATCATCATGCGAACACTGCGGGACGCTGCACACGACCAAGGCGGGAAACTTGATGATACCGGGCCTGCACAGGAGTCCGTTGTTGATCTGCTCGCGTCAAAGCGTCGCATCGTTTGTCTGTGCTCACGAGAGATGGATGTGTCGCTGGCCCGACAACTCCACGCGCAGGTTTCTGCTGCTGGTGTTTCACCCGAATGGATCGAAATCGTTCGGAATGACGTGCCCCACTGCGAAGATCAGCCAGCCGGCACAACTCGCATTGTTTATGCCAAACGTCTGGCCTCAAAGATCCGCAGACAGTTCCCGCTGATCGCCAGCCGCATTGATGCTGTCGTGGTGTTCGATCAGGTCAACGACATGCCGCTGCTCCGTGGTAGTTGGAACGTGCATGTTGATTCTCGCGCGCCGGACAAAGCACAAGCCGAGCGGGCTGGTGCACTCGCAGTTGCAAAGGCGTGTGTGATCTGGGCGAGGACCATGTGCACAGCAGTGTGGAGCACGCTGGTTATTTCGCACGATACCGACGAACGAACACGGGCAACATCTGTGTCATGA
- a CDS encoding flagella basal body P-ring formation protein FlgA encodes MTHARTHFRIIARTIVLVCMVCVSASHVTAQSITSIQLRTSVRATEGTLTIGHVARVSGIMADTIEAIELNNGRSKIELKDIRDAIQAELSDVNWGSVILSGSICTIVRISEEQPHQRAAASHASREDHTIWKIATDVDRNQLLGRIALEICVMADLPPDRVRIGFDSDDAGVLETVTAGRIVQIQCSSLSDKTQMRVRINADERTVLDQEIRVSVELKGAVARTNKALRPRHALSLEDFSVREEWYRPSLTIASQDQVINTELRTGLGAGAIIRTADITPSRVIERGDIVIVRCIAGTVVVELRAKALADARANEHLELETLEPDRTQRRRIHAVAQGRGKAVIVTSR; translated from the coding sequence ATGACACACGCACGCACACACTTCCGCATCATTGCACGCACGATCGTTCTCGTGTGCATGGTCTGCGTGAGTGCATCGCATGTGACAGCGCAGTCGATCACGTCGATCCAGCTTCGCACGAGTGTGCGTGCAACCGAAGGAACACTCACAATTGGCCACGTTGCGAGAGTCTCTGGCATCATGGCGGACACAATCGAAGCAATCGAGCTGAATAATGGCAGATCAAAGATCGAACTCAAGGACATCCGCGACGCAATCCAAGCTGAACTTTCCGATGTGAACTGGGGTTCGGTCATTCTCAGCGGGAGTATCTGCACCATCGTCCGAATCTCCGAAGAACAACCGCATCAGAGAGCTGCTGCGTCGCACGCATCACGAGAAGATCACACGATCTGGAAAATCGCCACGGATGTTGATCGCAATCAGTTGCTCGGACGGATCGCTTTGGAGATCTGCGTAATGGCGGATCTGCCTCCCGATCGTGTTCGCATCGGATTCGATAGTGACGATGCTGGTGTTCTTGAGACAGTTACAGCCGGCCGGATTGTCCAAATTCAGTGCTCCTCGCTATCTGATAAAACACAGATGCGCGTGCGCATCAACGCGGACGAGCGAACTGTGCTTGACCAGGAGATCCGCGTATCGGTGGAACTGAAAGGTGCTGTAGCACGCACGAACAAGGCATTGCGTCCTCGTCATGCGCTCTCTCTCGAGGATTTCTCGGTGCGCGAGGAGTGGTACCGCCCGAGCCTGACCATCGCGTCTCAGGACCAGGTTATCAATACCGAGCTTCGCACGGGACTCGGCGCTGGTGCGATCATTCGCACAGCAGATATCACGCCATCACGCGTGATCGAGCGAGGAGACATCGTCATCGTCCGTTGCATCGCTGGGACGGTGGTTGTGGAGCTTCGCGCAAAGGCGCTCGCGGACGCACGTGCGAATGAGCATCTGGAACTCGAAACACTCGAACCCGATCGAACCCAGCGCAGACGCATCCACGCAGTTGCTCAGGGCAGAGGCAAGGCAGTGATTGTAACAAGCCGGTGA
- a CDS encoding flagellar basal body L-ring protein FlgH, with protein sequence MKKLFAILTVFAGTTCASAQSLFERTNTTQHFGSGVSGDLFVMGLHSVRKDEARIYGMHDLVQIIINESSKSDSSQSLTTNKDYSSDATINAFIDLAKLAELQLREGNIDGVDLLDVQGGHAFKGDGKTSRSDRIVDRVTATVIDVKPNGTLLLEARVVRGVGDEVKTLVLSGLCRREDITAQGTILSNQMANLTLFITHEGELAKSGEKGIIPRALESLFAF encoded by the coding sequence ATGAAGAAGTTATTCGCCATACTGACAGTATTCGCAGGAACAACATGCGCATCAGCGCAGAGCCTGTTCGAACGCACCAACACAACCCAACACTTTGGCTCGGGTGTCTCCGGCGACTTGTTTGTCATGGGACTGCACTCGGTGCGCAAGGACGAGGCACGTATCTATGGCATGCACGATCTCGTGCAGATCATCATCAACGAGTCGAGCAAGTCTGACTCGTCACAGTCACTCACAACCAACAAGGACTACTCGTCCGACGCAACCATCAACGCCTTCATCGATCTTGCGAAGCTGGCAGAACTCCAGCTGCGCGAGGGCAATATCGATGGCGTCGATCTGCTCGACGTTCAGGGCGGGCACGCGTTTAAGGGCGATGGCAAGACATCGCGATCGGACCGGATTGTGGATCGCGTCACCGCGACGGTGATCGACGTGAAACCGAACGGCACGCTGCTGCTGGAAGCTCGCGTGGTTCGTGGTGTAGGCGACGAGGTCAAGACATTGGTGCTGTCGGGCCTGTGCAGACGCGAGGATATCACCGCACAGGGCACGATCCTCTCGAACCAGATGGCCAACCTCACGCTGTTCATCACGCACGAAGGCGAACTCGCCAAATCGGGTGAGAAAGGCATCATCCCACGAGCACTGGAGTCATTGTTCGCTTTCTGA
- a CDS encoding tyrosine recombinase XerC: MTLPMIDAFSEYLTDERRFSPYTARCYGADLRQYTDFIAQQFGIEQNDAAELEAFKSTAPPKTNDVHASIGPQTITGVIRDASPDVIRNFLAHLAEQSYSAATMARKIATLRSFFKWAEKRSLVASNPMTLIRTPKQAKRLPKAISIEQIEQLLAAPDDRDLLGCRDRAMLETLYSTGIRVSELVALDLGDLDLENEALRIHGKGRKERIVPMGSHALAAIVRYIERVRSDSRFSGAWREDSSRKPLFLNKHCKRLSSRSVRRKLDKYLKQVGLDPSISPHTLRHSFATHLLDNGASLRDVQEMLGHQSLNTTQVYTHLTAQRMQDAYEQAHPRAEAS; this comes from the coding sequence ATGACACTTCCGATGATCGACGCATTTTCAGAGTACTTGACGGACGAACGCAGATTCAGTCCGTACACGGCTCGCTGCTATGGCGCAGACCTTCGCCAGTACACAGATTTCATCGCGCAGCAGTTCGGCATTGAGCAGAACGACGCTGCTGAGCTTGAAGCGTTCAAGAGCACCGCGCCGCCAAAGACCAACGACGTGCATGCCTCAATTGGACCACAGACGATCACTGGCGTGATCCGCGATGCATCACCCGATGTCATTCGCAACTTCCTCGCGCATCTTGCTGAGCAGTCGTACTCGGCAGCCACAATGGCACGAAAGATCGCAACGCTCCGCTCGTTCTTCAAGTGGGCCGAGAAGCGTTCGCTGGTTGCCTCGAACCCGATGACGCTCATCCGCACACCCAAGCAGGCAAAGCGCCTGCCCAAGGCAATCTCCATCGAGCAGATCGAACAGTTGCTTGCAGCACCTGATGACCGCGATCTGCTGGGCTGCCGCGACCGCGCCATGCTCGAAACGCTGTATTCAACAGGTATCCGCGTCTCAGAGCTTGTCGCACTTGATCTTGGCGATCTTGATCTTGAGAATGAAGCGCTCCGCATCCACGGCAAGGGTCGCAAGGAACGCATTGTGCCGATGGGTTCGCACGCACTCGCTGCGATCGTGCGCTACATCGAGCGTGTCCGCTCTGACTCACGTTTCTCTGGCGCGTGGCGTGAAGACTCCAGTCGTAAGCCATTGTTCCTCAACAAGCACTGCAAACGCCTGAGTTCGCGCTCGGTCCGCCGCAAGCTCGACAAGTATCTCAAGCAGGTCGGTCTAGATCCGTCGATCTCGCCGCACACGCTGCGTCACTCGTTTGCAACGCACCTGCTCGACAACGGCGCAAGCCTGCGCGATGTGCAGGAGATGCTGGGACACCAGTCGCTCAACACCACACAGGTGTACACGCATCTGACCGCCCAGCGCATGCAGGACGCGTACGAGCAGGCACATCCTCGCGCAGAAGCAAGCTAA
- a CDS encoding PD40 domain-containing protein produces MQTSRTSFITTSFAMTAIAGCIVGLTGCKNSTTDANNGSYSNGSRSFTNSGGAYGTNPGTYSSNRAGAFDPYGASVTGDGTWNFTGAAPSAGPMSLSPKTPVQMQASNVSTDFYGQVLAEQGPGYDAIDPARAGGGSLSQLSFTLEGADFDPCVSPNGEFVVYSSTQHSMSSDIYMKSTSSRTVTQLTDDAANDVMPVFSPDGSRVAFASNRSGNWDIFVISSTGGQAVQVTTESSHELHPTWSPDGKYLVFSRLGEISGKWEIWVTEYGNSGVAHFLTYGLFPEWSPVSGSGENGTDQIVFQRSSKRGDRSFSVWTIDFNTNGVASNETEIAQSAYHACINPTWSKDGNWISFATVPNPSQWAQENDTRPQNANLWLVSATGGSLVPLTNTESVNLMPTFGPDNTVFFVSDRGGVDNIWRMNASGAIIAAGGIASPSNGTITSNPFNSSSENSSFAGVDTDSGN; encoded by the coding sequence ATGCAGACAAGCAGAACATCATTCATCACAACATCCTTTGCCATGACAGCGATCGCTGGCTGCATCGTCGGACTCACCGGCTGCAAGAACAGCACCACTGATGCAAACAACGGCTCATATAGCAACGGCTCAAGGTCGTTCACGAACAGTGGCGGCGCATACGGCACAAATCCCGGCACATACTCCTCAAACCGTGCAGGCGCGTTTGATCCGTACGGCGCATCAGTCACCGGAGACGGCACATGGAACTTCACCGGCGCAGCACCGTCCGCTGGTCCCATGTCGCTCTCACCCAAGACACCAGTCCAGATGCAGGCATCGAATGTCTCCACAGATTTCTATGGTCAGGTGCTCGCTGAACAAGGCCCCGGATACGACGCAATAGATCCCGCTCGCGCCGGTGGTGGCAGCCTGTCGCAGCTCAGCTTTACACTTGAAGGTGCAGACTTTGACCCGTGCGTCTCACCAAATGGTGAGTTTGTTGTGTACTCGTCCACACAGCACTCGATGTCGTCCGACATCTACATGAAGTCAACATCGAGCCGCACCGTGACACAGCTGACCGACGATGCTGCAAACGATGTCATGCCAGTGTTCTCACCCGATGGCAGCCGTGTTGCATTCGCATCAAACCGCTCTGGCAACTGGGACATCTTCGTGATCTCATCCACTGGTGGTCAGGCCGTTCAGGTGACAACTGAGTCATCACACGAACTGCACCCGACATGGTCGCCTGACGGGAAGTACCTCGTCTTCTCCCGTCTTGGCGAGATCTCCGGCAAGTGGGAGATCTGGGTCACAGAGTACGGCAACTCCGGCGTTGCACACTTCCTGACATACGGTCTGTTCCCGGAATGGTCGCCTGTTTCTGGCTCCGGCGAGAACGGCACGGACCAAATTGTCTTCCAGCGCTCCAGCAAGCGCGGCGACCGCTCATTCAGCGTCTGGACCATCGACTTCAACACAAACGGTGTTGCAAGCAACGAGACAGAGATCGCTCAGAGCGCATACCACGCGTGCATCAACCCCACATGGAGCAAAGACGGCAACTGGATCTCCTTTGCAACAGTGCCAAATCCGAGCCAGTGGGCCCAGGAGAACGACACCCGTCCGCAGAATGCAAACCTGTGGCTGGTCTCTGCGACCGGTGGTTCGCTCGTGCCTCTGACAAACACAGAGTCGGTCAATCTCATGCCGACCTTCGGTCCTGACAACACCGTGTTCTTTGTGTCCGATCGTGGTGGCGTTGACAACATCTGGCGCATGAACGCGTCAGGCGCAATCATCGCTGCTGGCGGCATCGCATCACCCAGCAACGGAACCATCACATCCAACCCGTTCAACTCATCAAGCGAGAACTCCAGCTTCGCTGGTGTCGATACCGATTCCGGCAACTAA